One Maribacter cobaltidurans genomic window carries:
- a CDS encoding acyl-CoA dehydrogenase family protein: protein MNNTSTLPRTSTKPLAAAEKVYPIALDLREETEKSRKLASPIVEKLAEQGLFRMALPKFLGGIEDNPVETLNVYELLSSAEASVAWITWNNHLACTFGRYLNKEDMKKVYGDPMHVYANSTRPEGFAKKVAGGYMVSGRWTLVSGCELADWFVLRCLVTSDENPATLGPGAVLKLVFLPKKQVKIIDTWSVGGLRGTGSHDIEVEETFVPENLAVGFEDDVPLKTPYSRLPIGCINASGNGAMSLGLLRGALDELTQMCLERVTPGKNPDLRDRPAVQAALAKGNTILKSHRAELHRAVDALWKASVNGESFSDELLADIWSASCEAASASRAMITELFAVAGTSSLYTKFRMERIHRDIHGVLQHGIVQPHWMNQAGMAYAGLKPTAAMFGI, encoded by the coding sequence ATGAACAACACTTCCACCTTACCTAGAACCTCAACCAAACCCTTAGCAGCCGCAGAAAAGGTATATCCAATTGCCCTAGATCTTAGGGAAGAAACCGAAAAATCCAGAAAGCTTGCTAGCCCTATTGTTGAAAAACTGGCCGAGCAGGGACTTTTTCGAATGGCCCTTCCTAAATTCTTGGGTGGTATCGAAGACAATCCGGTAGAAACATTAAATGTATATGAGCTCTTAAGCAGTGCTGAAGCATCGGTGGCTTGGATCACTTGGAATAATCATTTGGCCTGTACTTTTGGTAGATATTTGAATAAGGAGGACATGAAAAAGGTATATGGCGACCCTATGCATGTCTATGCCAATTCTACCAGACCGGAAGGATTTGCCAAAAAAGTGGCAGGGGGCTATATGGTTTCTGGACGTTGGACTTTGGTATCCGGATGCGAATTAGCAGATTGGTTTGTTTTGCGTTGTTTGGTTACCTCGGATGAAAATCCGGCAACCCTAGGTCCCGGTGCGGTCTTAAAACTCGTTTTTCTACCTAAAAAACAGGTAAAGATTATAGACACCTGGAGTGTAGGTGGATTGAGGGGAACCGGTAGTCATGATATTGAAGTGGAAGAAACCTTTGTGCCGGAAAATTTAGCCGTTGGTTTTGAAGATGATGTACCTTTAAAAACACCATATAGTAGATTACCTATTGGATGTATCAATGCTTCTGGGAACGGCGCTATGTCCCTAGGCCTATTACGCGGTGCACTGGACGAACTTACTCAAATGTGCCTTGAACGTGTAACTCCTGGCAAGAATCCAGATTTAAGGGATAGACCAGCGGTGCAGGCCGCCTTGGCAAAGGGAAATACCATTTTGAAATCTCATAGGGCAGAATTACACCGTGCGGTAGATGCGCTTTGGAAGGCATCTGTAAATGGTGAGTCTTTTTCCGATGAACTTTTGGCAGATATCTGGTCGGCATCCTGTGAAGCGGCCTCCGCTTCCAGGGCAATGATTACTGAATTATTCGCCGTTGCGGGAACATCCTCTTTATATACCAAATTTAGGATGGAACGTATACATCGTGACATTCATGGTGTACTTCAACATGGCATCGTACAACCGCATTGGATGAACCAAGCCGGTATGGCCTATGCAGGTCTTAAACCCACTGCGGCCATGTTTGGAATCTAA
- a CDS encoding Ig-like domain-containing protein gives MAAILCLLFIFQSCSKDADLLSDYVINNEKSLALQKYVVNDQFYVTNSNSIILDVLNNDRFNNPQGVTITETSLPENGNVVINSDNTLTYSPKTEVTETQEFTDTFTYTAEEVQEDGTTTEEEGTVTVSNDDVHRTPTSISAKVQKWKKLFDEQVLDDQYQLSLSLSNNLGDLYYLDVSPYVYMFQVTGEDSYMDFAMKLFKNRMDNAIVAKNVYNSNYTQSFNDSYLTWICDGDGVTKQCQENTGEISLNESRAMRTVARMLYVLSKSPSYLERNNNQENFENMLSWFQTNIWNKWIDRGLGHIYRSRTHMASHWAQIAWFLNKITGDEKYRKYYIGWSSGFLEGEFKGESMRKQLREVNLSGKKGYVWNGAWGVMTGSNDISHANAEVELMVLGAEMNDYWTLDDMDALINTFDELIFVSNSWDESTYYIDGSGSGSALWDQGWVQLGRFSQELQNKLENAELLPPYFYYQKIRLANMAYNQAFLEQKLFYPEY, from the coding sequence ATGGCTGCAATTCTATGTTTACTTTTTATCTTTCAATCCTGCAGTAAAGATGCCGACCTACTTTCCGATTACGTTATCAATAATGAGAAAAGCCTTGCCCTCCAAAAATATGTGGTGAATGACCAATTTTACGTTACCAATTCAAACAGCATTATCCTAGATGTACTAAATAATGACAGGTTCAACAATCCGCAAGGCGTAACCATCACCGAAACCTCACTCCCTGAAAATGGGAATGTGGTCATCAATTCCGACAATACCTTAACTTATAGCCCCAAAACAGAAGTAACGGAAACGCAGGAGTTTACGGATACTTTTACCTATACCGCAGAAGAAGTACAGGAAGATGGTACAACCACAGAGGAAGAAGGGACAGTTACAGTCAGCAATGATGACGTTCACAGAACGCCTACAAGTATAAGTGCAAAGGTCCAAAAGTGGAAAAAATTATTTGATGAACAGGTCTTGGATGATCAATATCAGCTGTCTTTATCCCTATCTAATAACTTAGGGGACTTGTATTATTTGGATGTATCACCTTATGTCTATATGTTTCAAGTCACTGGTGAAGATTCTTATATGGATTTTGCAATGAAGCTTTTTAAGAACAGAATGGATAATGCAATAGTGGCAAAAAATGTTTACAACTCCAATTACACACAATCTTTCAATGATTCATATTTAACATGGATTTGTGATGGTGACGGAGTTACAAAACAGTGTCAAGAGAATACTGGAGAAATATCGCTCAATGAATCTCGGGCTATGCGTACCGTTGCCAGAATGTTATATGTTTTATCAAAAAGCCCTTCCTATTTGGAAAGGAATAATAATCAAGAAAATTTTGAAAATATGTTATCTTGGTTTCAAACAAATATTTGGAATAAATGGATTGATAGAGGCCTGGGGCATATTTATAGAAGTAGAACACACATGGCTAGCCACTGGGCCCAAATAGCGTGGTTTCTGAATAAAATAACTGGCGACGAAAAATACAGGAAATATTACATTGGATGGAGCTCTGGTTTTTTAGAGGGTGAATTCAAAGGCGAATCGATGAGAAAACAGTTAAGGGAAGTAAATCTTTCCGGAAAGAAAGGCTATGTATGGAATGGAGCATGGGGTGTTATGACCGGATCAAATGATATAAGTCATGCCAACGCCGAAGTTGAGCTTATGGTTTTAGGGGCTGAAATGAACGATTATTGGACCTTGGATGATATGGATGCCCTAATTAACACCTTTGATGAATTAATTTTTGTGTCTAATAGTTGGGATGAATCCACCTACTACATAGATGGCAGTGGTTCCGGATCCGCCTTATGGGATCAAGGATGGGTGCAATTAGGTAGATTCTCGCAAGAATTGCAAAACAAGCTAGAAAATGCAGAGCTTTTACCCCCCTATTTTTACTATCAAAAAATTCGCCTAGCAAATATGGCTTATAATCAGGCTTTTCTTGAGCAAAAATTATTTTATCCTGAATATTAA
- a CDS encoding peptidoglycan bridge formation glycyltransferase FemA/FemB family protein produces the protein MIEILKDKEDWVGALNTIEHTDFYFSYDYHHFSKNQEEEPILIKYSTEEGVLLLPLLLRNIEGTAYKDAISVYGYAGVLTNISAKDFDRESFQKTLHNFFEDNQIVSVFSRLHPFMEYQDELLQGLGSISDQGMVVYLDLSLPIDVQRAGFNRRLKTYLNKARKVCTVSMGTTEEELDAFIHLYHENMKRVDATESYFFDKPYFDALMASKDYTPCLMVCRDNESQQIIAGAIFVKKDNMVQYHLSGLHEDFFELNPIKLIIDEMRLIASEEGYEFMNLGGGRGGSNEDSLFRFKSGFSKAFKDFKLWKYIVNDKVYNDLCQKHLDGHSEVDIKEVTFFPAYRAPYSSIFNMT, from the coding sequence ATGATTGAAATACTAAAGGATAAAGAAGATTGGGTCGGGGCATTGAACACCATCGAACATACAGATTTTTATTTTTCCTACGATTACCATCATTTTTCCAAAAACCAAGAAGAGGAGCCCATCCTTATAAAGTATTCTACGGAGGAAGGAGTACTGCTCCTACCCTTACTTTTAAGAAATATAGAAGGCACAGCGTATAAAGATGCGATATCTGTTTATGGGTATGCGGGCGTTTTGACCAACATATCTGCTAAAGACTTTGATCGGGAATCGTTTCAGAAAACCCTTCACAATTTTTTTGAGGACAACCAGATTGTTTCTGTTTTCTCGAGGTTACATCCCTTTATGGAGTATCAAGATGAACTATTGCAAGGATTGGGAAGTATATCGGATCAGGGCATGGTTGTTTATTTGGATTTATCCTTACCAATAGATGTGCAGCGGGCTGGTTTTAATCGCCGGTTGAAAACTTATTTAAATAAAGCTCGTAAAGTATGTACGGTATCCATGGGGACCACTGAGGAAGAATTGGATGCCTTTATCCATCTTTATCACGAAAACATGAAACGGGTTGACGCCACAGAGAGTTATTTCTTTGATAAGCCCTATTTTGATGCCCTCATGGCCAGTAAAGATTATACCCCCTGTTTAATGGTCTGCAGGGACAACGAAAGCCAACAAATAATTGCAGGGGCGATTTTTGTTAAAAAGGATAATATGGTACAATATCATTTATCTGGACTTCATGAGGACTTTTTTGAGCTTAACCCTATTAAACTCATAATCGATGAGATGCGACTTATAGCCTCCGAAGAAGGGTATGAGTTCATGAATCTTGGTGGTGGACGGGGCGGAAGCAATGAGGACTCCTTATTTCGTTTTAAAAGTGGGTTTTCCAAAGCATTTAAGGATTTTAAACTTTGGAAATACATTGTGAATGACAAGGTTTACAATGATTTATGCCAAAAACATTTGGATGGGCATTCGGAAGTTGATATTAAAGAAGTAACTTTTTTTCCTGCCTATCGAGCACCATATTCTTCAATTTTTAATATGACATAG
- a CDS encoding O-antigen ligase family protein: protein MVITFTTQSRAGLLLVILINLSFWLFINKPKKLSKLKSLGRKFLIGLALVLFALQFINIYQGSRIQQRVSQTDTKKDPRELLVKEGLEVFSENPIIGVGLGQFPLYSKYGLFTHNSYTEILAEQGIVGGILLLILYLIPTLQSFRNYRNDPENPFFKFYLTFFIIFLLYNNAYVFYKFPFSMMYFFLIISLQKRCTTYFNRKGLNIN from the coding sequence ATGGTGATTACTTTTACCACCCAATCAAGAGCGGGATTATTATTGGTAATCCTAATTAATCTAAGCTTCTGGCTTTTTATTAATAAACCCAAGAAACTATCAAAACTAAAAAGCCTAGGACGGAAATTTTTAATTGGTTTAGCTTTAGTTTTATTTGCACTACAATTTATTAATATTTATCAGGGATCAAGAATTCAACAAAGAGTATCGCAAACAGACACTAAAAAGGACCCTCGGGAATTACTAGTAAAGGAAGGATTAGAAGTGTTTAGTGAAAACCCAATCATTGGAGTAGGCCTCGGACAATTTCCCTTGTACAGTAAGTATGGGCTGTTTACCCATAATTCCTATACCGAAATATTAGCAGAGCAAGGTATTGTGGGTGGTATTTTACTTTTAATTCTCTATTTAATCCCAACCCTTCAAAGTTTTCGCAATTATCGAAATGACCCTGAAAACCCTTTTTTTAAATTTTATCTGACTTTTTTTATAATCTTTTTGCTTTATAATAATGCCTATGTATTTTATAAATTTCCATTTTCTATGATGTACTTTTTTCTGATAATAAGTCTTCAAAAAAGATGCACTACATATTTTAATAGAAAAGGATTAAACATCAATTAG